One Nitrospina watsonii DNA segment encodes these proteins:
- a CDS encoding ArdC family protein: MNATKTKNPIQDIHTQITNQIIAALESCSGKVTLPWIKAGASLGRPVNASTGNAYKGINVVALWAAAMAKGYGDGTWATYKQWKKLGAQVRKGEKSSLVVFYKEMEVETENKDTGEIETGKRCYARASWVFNAAQVDGWTPPAVPAADPVAVLDGAEAFVAATGADIRIGGNRACYNPAGDFILMPHREFFTGTDTSSATEGWYATLFHELTHWSGHDSRCARDMTGRFGEASYAMEELVAELGAAFLCADLGVTPSPRQDHAEYIANWLEVLKKDKKAVFAAASKADQAAAWLLARRSPVEAGGR; the protein is encoded by the coding sequence ATGAACGCAACCAAAACCAAGAACCCGATTCAGGACATCCATACCCAGATCACCAACCAGATCATTGCCGCTCTCGAATCCTGCTCCGGCAAGGTCACGCTTCCCTGGATCAAGGCCGGGGCCTCATTGGGCCGTCCGGTCAACGCGTCCACGGGCAACGCCTATAAAGGCATCAATGTCGTGGCGCTCTGGGCTGCCGCCATGGCCAAAGGCTACGGGGATGGCACGTGGGCCACCTACAAACAATGGAAAAAGCTGGGCGCCCAGGTGCGCAAAGGGGAGAAGTCGAGCCTCGTGGTTTTCTACAAGGAAATGGAGGTGGAAACGGAAAACAAGGACACCGGCGAAATCGAAACCGGGAAACGCTGCTACGCCCGCGCTTCGTGGGTTTTCAATGCCGCCCAGGTGGACGGCTGGACGCCGCCGGCAGTTCCGGCGGCTGATCCGGTGGCCGTGCTGGACGGCGCGGAGGCCTTCGTGGCCGCAACCGGCGCGGATATCCGCATCGGCGGCAACCGGGCCTGCTACAACCCGGCGGGCGATTTCATCCTCATGCCTCACCGGGAATTCTTCACCGGCACGGACACGTCATCCGCAACCGAAGGCTGGTACGCGACGCTGTTTCACGAACTCACGCACTGGAGCGGCCATGACAGCCGGTGCGCCCGCGACATGACCGGACGCTTTGGCGAGGCTTCCTACGCTATGGAAGAGCTGGTAGCCGAACTCGGTGCCGCTTTCCTCTGCGCCGATTTGGGCGTGACGCCTTCCCCGCGTCAGGATCACGCGGAATACATCGCCAACTGGCTTGAGGTTCTGAAGAAAGACAAAAAGGCTGTCTTCGCGGCGGCCAGCAAGGCGGATCAGGCGGCGGCTTGGCTTCTGGCCCGCCGTTCGCCCGTGGAGGCCGGGGGCCGTTAG
- a CDS encoding DUF6088 family protein, translating into MSKLKEFKKHLRPGQVYRRAELARRSRSVDRHLQELLKEGVLKRLAGGVYYCPRKASFGEVPPEDEKLVRAFLKDDDFYVASLNAYNALGVGTTQLYNEKLVYNRKRDGRHTLNGRNFYFLKNRPIPRKPSEEFLMVDLMNNLDFLMEDKETVRNKVAEKALSMDQGKLRKAVRQFGGARTKKFFEDLLNRSNVSYVL; encoded by the coding sequence ATGTCCAAACTCAAAGAATTTAAAAAGCATCTCAGACCAGGGCAGGTCTACCGGCGGGCGGAACTCGCCCGGCGATCCAGGTCGGTAGACCGGCATTTGCAAGAGCTTCTTAAGGAAGGTGTCCTTAAGAGGTTAGCTGGCGGGGTGTATTATTGCCCCAGGAAGGCTTCCTTTGGAGAAGTCCCGCCGGAAGATGAAAAGCTGGTCCGCGCTTTCCTGAAAGATGATGATTTTTATGTGGCGTCCCTCAATGCCTACAACGCCCTCGGTGTTGGAACGACCCAGCTTTACAACGAAAAGCTGGTTTATAACCGCAAGCGCGATGGACGGCACACTCTGAATGGCCGCAATTTTTATTTCCTGAAGAACCGGCCCATCCCCCGCAAACCCTCTGAGGAGTTTCTTATGGTTGACCTCATGAACAACCTTGATTTCCTGATGGAGGACAAGGAAACCGTCCGCAACAAGGTTGCGGAGAAAGCTTTATCCATGGATCAAGGAAAACTCCGGAAAGCAGTCCGCCAATTCGGGGGAGCAAGAACAAAAAAGTTCTTTGAAGACTTACTCAATCGCTCTAATGTAAGTTATGTCCTCTGA
- a CDS encoding tail fiber domain-containing protein, whose protein sequence is MRLNTQLPLLLIFLLTLAATNPAQAQEAQPGDPCTAGETDHYRRVGGGAGSEFLGHFIIICDGSTWNLAWGYDNTGNVGIGTITPQTPLHINGGTDAALTGGGYLVTGPTTGLNIVMDDNEIMARNNGAETDLHLQAEGGNLIVHGLQGGATEFVIQDGGNVGIGTLSPAGKLDVKDSFYTGNGTIRIRSQGAPKEGGELTLLGAGSSNDWNIDNFDGLFRLHHDGASYVEITPSGNVGIGTFSPAGKLDVNGSIAQSGSIIHASDKRLKMNITKVHDALSKVIALEGVSFEWKKPEDQFMKGRQFGILAQEVQKVLPSLVHVRDDEMKTLTVDYRGLSAYFIEAFKELKAQNEALKKLVCPDHPDAAICNE, encoded by the coding sequence ATGCGCTTAAACACCCAGTTACCGCTTCTATTAATCTTCCTTCTGACATTGGCCGCAACCAACCCGGCCCAGGCCCAGGAAGCGCAACCGGGCGATCCCTGCACTGCCGGGGAGACAGATCACTACAGGCGCGTGGGCGGCGGTGCCGGAAGCGAGTTCTTGGGGCATTTCATTATTATTTGCGATGGTAGTACCTGGAATCTGGCTTGGGGCTATGACAACACCGGCAATGTCGGCATCGGGACGATTACGCCGCAAACACCATTGCATATTAATGGCGGCACTGATGCGGCTCTCACCGGTGGAGGATACCTGGTAACAGGCCCAACGACAGGTCTTAACATCGTCATGGACGATAACGAAATAATGGCAAGAAATAATGGTGCAGAAACAGACCTCCATTTACAAGCAGAGGGGGGTAATCTCATAGTCCACGGCCTTCAGGGGGGCGCAACAGAGTTCGTTATACAAGATGGCGGCAATGTCGGCATCGGGACGCTGAGTCCAGCAGGAAAATTAGATGTAAAAGACTCCTTTTACACAGGTAACGGAACTATTAGGATTCGCAGCCAAGGCGCCCCAAAAGAAGGTGGTGAACTTACGCTCCTTGGCGCAGGTTCCAGCAACGACTGGAATATAGATAATTTCGATGGTCTCTTTCGCTTGCATCACGATGGGGCATCATATGTCGAGATAACCCCCTCTGGCAATGTCGGGATTGGGACGTTTAGTCCAGCAGGAAAATTAGATGTAAACGGTTCAATAGCCCAAAGCGGATCAATAATTCACGCTTCGGATAAAAGGCTCAAAATGAATATAACGAAAGTTCATGATGCCCTTTCCAAGGTCATCGCGTTAGAAGGCGTTTCTTTTGAATGGAAAAAGCCGGAGGACCAATTCATGAAAGGGCGTCAGTTCGGTATTCTGGCTCAGGAGGTCCAGAAGGTTCTCCCTTCCTTGGTTCATGTCCGGGATGATGAAATGAAAACCCTCACAGTAGATTATCGGGGTTTATCCGCTTATTTCATTGAGGCCTTCAAGGAATTGAAAGCCCAAAATGAGGCACTGAAAAAACTGGTTTGCCCGGACCATCCTGACGCGGCCATTTGTAACGAATAA
- a CDS encoding type II secretion system protein, with product MERELMSPLSKETNEVATDCKWKRRAGFTLIELSIVFVIAGLMLAGFVRTLELYLVQKQEAEMVEISAHVRTSLSDFIEANKRFPCPSPLDVPVTDASFGEEQTTGSGPTLVCDATATGVFLDDKGDGTPVNDVYIGGVPVRTLGLGNQYSMDPRDNRLTYAISVKLAVEDGMLNPTEPGSITIHQAAGAPITDAQFTLIAHGLDGAGSYTASGALHGTACNVLHADGENCDMDGEFRDVEISRGETASYFDDRTAFSLLDDKIDGWWEATDPTGTNIVNRNPGNVGIGTDDPQAALHVKDNSTTPAPGILVEQNSSATTSPRIGLVDTKLGPADTAPAWGIDNWEDRFRIFNQPDINTAGSEFFTILNNGNVGIGTGTPQSKLDIQGEVKIGNTGAGCTASNRGATRYNSGADQMEYCADNAGTPQWMPMGGGSGTGMFPGWPDVLHCSSSDGVTYHQYFYLSGRTTSEIRYTDPYTHTSQGGGSYSIQFWPDGRYKGTFGGSTESMAYCIGKTISQLEADGRAFYFIR from the coding sequence ATGGAAAGAGAGCTTATGTCGCCCCTCTCAAAAGAAACAAACGAGGTCGCCACTGACTGTAAATGGAAGCGCAGGGCGGGGTTTACCCTCATTGAACTATCCATTGTTTTTGTGATTGCCGGGCTGATGCTGGCGGGATTTGTGCGGACGCTGGAGCTGTATCTGGTGCAGAAGCAGGAAGCGGAGATGGTGGAGATTTCCGCCCATGTACGCACGTCCTTGTCTGATTTTATTGAAGCGAATAAACGCTTTCCCTGTCCGTCGCCTCTGGATGTGCCTGTGACGGATGCGTCCTTTGGGGAAGAACAGACCACCGGAAGCGGTCCGACCCTTGTGTGTGATGCTACGGCAACAGGTGTGTTTCTGGATGATAAAGGAGATGGAACCCCTGTTAACGATGTTTATATCGGCGGTGTACCGGTGCGGACACTGGGACTGGGCAATCAGTACTCCATGGACCCGCGTGATAACCGCCTGACCTATGCCATATCTGTGAAGCTGGCTGTTGAGGACGGAATGTTAAATCCGACCGAGCCGGGGTCCATCACCATTCATCAGGCCGCAGGTGCGCCCATTACGGATGCGCAGTTTACCCTGATTGCACACGGGCTGGATGGTGCCGGTTCCTATACGGCCAGTGGTGCGTTGCATGGAACGGCCTGTAATGTTCTTCATGCCGATGGTGAAAACTGCGATATGGATGGGGAATTCCGGGATGTGGAAATCAGCCGGGGCGAAACCGCCTCTTATTTTGACGACCGCACCGCGTTTTCCCTGCTGGATGACAAAATTGACGGCTGGTGGGAAGCGACAGACCCCACAGGGACCAATATCGTTAACCGCAACCCCGGTAATGTCGGAATCGGGACCGATGATCCGCAGGCCGCGTTGCATGTAAAGGATAACAGCACCACCCCCGCCCCCGGAATTTTGGTAGAGCAAAATTCTTCTGCAACAACATCACCGCGCATAGGCCTAGTTGATACAAAGTTAGGACCTGCCGACACAGCACCGGCCTGGGGCATTGATAATTGGGAGGACAGGTTTCGTATCTTTAATCAACCTGATATCAATACAGCTGGCTCTGAATTTTTTACAATTCTTAATAACGGTAACGTTGGGATTGGGACGGGCACGCCGCAATCCAAACTCGATATACAGGGTGAAGTCAAAATCGGCAATACGGGCGCAGGGTGTACCGCTTCAAACCGTGGGGCCACGCGGTATAATTCCGGTGCGGATCAGATGGAATATTGTGCCGATAATGCCGGAACACCACAATGGATGCCGATGGGTGGTGGTAGCGGAACCGGCATGTTTCCCGGCTGGCCCGATGTGCTGCATTGTTCTTCGAGTGACGGTGTCACTTATCATCAGTATTTTTATCTTTCCGGCCGCACAACATCAGAGATCCGTTATACAGACCCCTATACCCATACCAGTCAAGGAGGTGGCTCTTACAGTATTCAGTTCTGGCCGGATGGCAGATATAAAGGTACGTTCGGGGGCTCAACAGAGTCTATGGCATACTGTATTGGAAAAACAATTTCCCAATTGGAAGCAGACGGCCGTGCATTCTATTTTATTAGATAA
- a CDS encoding helix-turn-helix transcriptional regulator produces MRTEKIVASSWTFLTNHAHVLLCLAKNPSERVRDIAVEVGITERAVQRIIGELEADGYLEHHRDGRRNVYKVFSHKPLRHSIEKHREVHDLIRLITK; encoded by the coding sequence ATGAGAACAGAAAAAATAGTTGCTTCATCGTGGACGTTTTTGACCAATCATGCGCACGTCTTGTTGTGCCTGGCCAAAAATCCGTCTGAACGGGTACGGGACATTGCGGTGGAAGTGGGCATCACGGAGCGCGCCGTGCAACGCATCATCGGGGAGCTGGAAGCGGACGGGTACCTGGAGCACCATCGCGATGGCAGGAGAAACGTGTATAAAGTTTTCAGCCACAAGCCTCTCAGGCATTCCATCGAAAAACATCGAGAGGTTCATGATCTGATCCGGCTGATTACTAAATAA
- a CDS encoding Fic family protein translates to MKPDKKTAQDRGETLGLMEPLTISQGSRHRSQLMDIAMDLASKSSGFRRSLPPGIYQALAKLVRTMNCYYSNLIEDHNTHPIDIERSMDNDYSQDPKKRDLQIEAKAHILCQQWIDEGDLAGRVYTVDGLMEIHRRFCENLPEDLLWVEYPDNDNKEKIRVIPGELRKRDVRVGKHYAVSPGALSRFMKRFEDAYSNLGKSEAILAAAAAHHRLVWIHPFIDGNGRVARLMSHAAMLETLDTGGVWSVARGLARSVDKYKSLLQQADLPRRNDLDGRGSLSEEGLAEFTLYFLEVCRDQVKFMEELVQPDRLRTRILLWVEEEIRMKTLPDHSGKVLDALLYRGELPRGDIPEIIGAGDRQARRITSALLKEGVLTSESPRAPLRLAFPAKLADRWMPNLFPEKPG, encoded by the coding sequence ATGAAACCGGACAAAAAAACGGCGCAAGATAGGGGAGAAACCCTTGGTTTGATGGAGCCTTTGACCATATCCCAAGGTTCCAGGCACAGGTCCCAGCTCATGGATATTGCTATGGATTTGGCATCCAAATCCTCAGGCTTCCGCCGCAGTTTGCCTCCGGGCATTTACCAGGCTCTCGCAAAGCTAGTCCGGACAATGAACTGCTATTACAGCAACCTGATTGAGGACCACAATACGCATCCTATTGATATTGAGCGGTCCATGGATAATGATTACAGCCAGGATCCCAAAAAGCGCGACCTGCAAATAGAAGCCAAAGCCCATATTCTTTGCCAACAATGGATTGATGAAGGCGATCTAGCTGGACGAGTGTACACGGTCGATGGGTTAATGGAAATACACCGCCGTTTCTGTGAAAACCTGCCTGAAGATTTACTTTGGGTTGAATACCCAGACAATGACAATAAGGAGAAGATCAGGGTAATCCCCGGCGAACTCCGGAAGCGGGATGTTAGAGTGGGCAAACATTATGCGGTTAGTCCGGGAGCCCTGTCCCGTTTCATGAAACGATTTGAAGATGCATACAGTAATTTAGGAAAATCCGAGGCCATCCTGGCTGCCGCAGCCGCCCATCATCGGCTTGTTTGGATTCATCCTTTTATTGATGGGAACGGACGTGTGGCCCGACTTATGTCTCATGCGGCCATGCTTGAAACACTGGATACCGGCGGGGTCTGGTCTGTTGCAAGAGGGCTCGCCCGAAGCGTGGATAAATACAAAAGTTTATTACAGCAGGCAGACTTGCCCAGGCGAAACGATTTAGATGGGCGCGGTAGTTTAAGCGAAGAAGGTTTGGCAGAATTTACGCTTTATTTTTTGGAAGTATGTCGTGACCAAGTAAAGTTTATGGAAGAACTGGTCCAACCGGATCGTCTTCGTACCCGCATTTTACTTTGGGTGGAAGAAGAAATCCGGATGAAAACGTTGCCTGACCATTCAGGAAAAGTATTGGACGCCCTGCTCTATCGCGGGGAGCTTCCACGGGGAGACATTCCCGAAATCATTGGAGCTGGGGACCGTCAAGCCCGCAGAATTACTTCTGCCTTGCTAAAGGAGGGTGTTCTTACTTCAGAAAGTCCACGGGCACCTCTTCGACTGGCTTTTCCGGCAAAACTAGCCGACCGGTGGATGCCCAATCTATTCCCGGAAAAACCCGGTTAA
- a CDS encoding recombinase family protein, with the protein MGYLRVSTEEQRPDRQLDGLKGLCDEVHLEKLSATSKKRPVYQKILKKLKAGDTLVVWDLDRAFRSTVDALLESEKLRQRGIEFQIVTLNVDTSTPSGELIYTVMAAFAQFERQNLIKRTREGMAAARRRGKHIGRPYKLDSRDVAHAHAKIHAGKSTIMGMARELGCSRSTLSHAFQRFGLSL; encoded by the coding sequence ATAGGCTACTTACGTGTTTCCACCGAAGAGCAAAGGCCGGACCGTCAGCTTGACGGGCTGAAGGGCCTTTGCGATGAAGTACACCTAGAAAAACTCTCCGCCACCAGCAAGAAACGCCCCGTCTATCAGAAAATCCTGAAGAAACTGAAGGCCGGTGACACACTGGTCGTGTGGGATTTAGATCGCGCGTTTCGCTCCACGGTGGACGCCCTCCTGGAAAGTGAAAAACTCCGCCAACGCGGTATTGAATTCCAGATTGTCACGCTTAACGTGGATACTTCTACGCCTTCTGGGGAATTGATCTATACCGTTATGGCCGCGTTTGCCCAGTTCGAGCGGCAAAACCTGATCAAACGGACGCGCGAAGGTATGGCCGCCGCCAGACGCCGGGGCAAGCATATCGGGCGGCCCTACAAGCTGGATTCCCGCGACGTGGCCCACGCCCATGCGAAAATTCATGCAGGAAAATCCACCATTATGGGCATGGCCCGCGAACTGGGCTGTTCCCGCAGCACCCTTTCCCACGCCTTCCAAAGATTCGGTCTCAGCCTTTAA
- a CDS encoding nucleotidyl transferase AbiEii/AbiGii toxin family protein gives MSSERYLHDHPEFPDLIRAVAAERNIDPYLAEKDYWIMHCLYGLKQAGYDFQLKGGTSLSKGFGIIHRFSEDIDIHIAPPASLKVRTSANHNKEKDRQSRKEFYDHLAREIKIPGIVKVERDTTFDSPPKYFSGGIRLYYEPAFPSDGTAKDGVLLEAGFDDVIPNHPIDIGSWALGFALDKGVDVIDNKALQIPCYDSGYTLVEKLQTIATKFRNQKEGKEFPANFLRHYYDVFCLLQNAQVQKFIGSEAYEKHKAKRFPKADQKFPLRENEAFLLRDPENRALYTKEFERRPGLYYQGQPSFEEILAVIQENLDRL, from the coding sequence ATGTCCTCTGAGCGATACCTTCACGATCATCCTGAATTTCCTGACTTGATCCGCGCTGTAGCGGCGGAAAGGAATATCGACCCCTACCTTGCGGAAAAGGATTACTGGATCATGCACTGTCTTTATGGCCTGAAGCAGGCAGGCTACGACTTCCAACTTAAAGGCGGCACTTCCCTGTCGAAAGGGTTTGGCATTATTCACCGTTTCTCGGAGGATATTGATATTCATATTGCGCCTCCCGCATCATTGAAGGTCAGAACATCAGCAAACCATAACAAGGAAAAAGACCGGCAGAGCCGTAAAGAGTTTTACGATCACCTGGCCCGGGAAATAAAAATTCCGGGCATCGTTAAGGTGGAGCGGGATACGACTTTTGACAGTCCGCCTAAATATTTCAGTGGCGGAATTCGGCTTTATTATGAACCGGCGTTCCCTTCAGATGGAACGGCCAAGGATGGGGTGCTTTTGGAGGCAGGATTTGATGATGTCATTCCCAATCACCCCATTGATATTGGTTCATGGGCCTTGGGCTTCGCCTTGGACAAGGGAGTGGACGTTATTGACAATAAGGCTTTGCAGATTCCCTGCTACGATTCCGGCTACACTTTGGTTGAAAAACTTCAGACCATTGCCACCAAGTTCAGAAACCAAAAAGAGGGAAAAGAATTTCCAGCCAATTTCCTACGTCATTACTATGACGTTTTTTGCCTGTTGCAGAATGCGCAGGTTCAGAAATTTATCGGAAGTGAAGCCTATGAAAAGCATAAAGCCAAGCGTTTCCCCAAAGCAGACCAGAAGTTCCCTTTGCGTGAAAACGAAGCCTTCCTGTTGCGTGATCCAGAAAATCGTGCGCTTTACACGAAGGAATTTGAGCGACGTCCAGGACTGTATTATCAAGGTCAGCCGTCCTTTGAAGAAATCCTGGCGGTGATCCAGGAGAATTTAGACCGGCTGTAG
- a CDS encoding ATP-dependent helicase, which translates to MMVDLSSLNENQLNAVQWQEGPLLVLAGPGSGKTRVLTYRISRMIEESPDKHFRILGLTFTNKAAAEMRERIDALVPNAGERTLLTTFHSFCADLLRQHGHHQGLRPDFSILSQQADRQALLDEAIFKAGEKNNEVFYTGERLIPVITRLLDYSISIDKAETFLQSQNIREAPIISSFYSLYRQLMIEKNSLDFGGLISEALFLLEQKPSIKKQVHRIYPYICVDEFQDTNLSQYKILTHLVSPVTKNLFVVADDDQIIYQWNGANPERLKELQKDFEMKVLQLPENYRCPPEVIDIANKLISHNLNRSADKELLQANKSISKESPIHVHFFDEWEEEASWVAKDILKRHEKSLNKCVVLARTRRLLESIISVFEKNGVPSYLAMRKDEFVGAPMFWLHGVLRLANSRQDREQLRRICKSFYTLEGINLDVNDIMSQAATEDGDYLRAWQRAALQRSEISSETRLFLEQSIPKISDRLDFWKFLEDAFQWIDNLPESHPQNEEFFSEYKEEKETWDQLIMEIVAQYGRDQITLHLLLQELDLRSKAPKPPKHAVPCFTIHASKGMEFDHVYLVGLVEDQLPSWAAIKKGDDSHEMQEERRNCFVAITRTQESLSISYSSRVFGYTKEPSRFLKEMGLV; encoded by the coding sequence ATGATGGTGGATTTGTCGTCCCTTAATGAAAATCAGTTAAATGCCGTGCAATGGCAAGAAGGGCCTCTTTTGGTGCTTGCCGGGCCAGGTTCAGGAAAAACGCGTGTTTTGACATATCGCATTTCTCGAATGATTGAAGAAAGCCCAGATAAGCATTTTAGAATTTTAGGGTTAACCTTTACAAATAAGGCTGCTGCTGAGATGAGGGAAAGGATCGATGCGTTAGTTCCAAATGCTGGTGAGCGAACACTACTTACCACTTTTCACTCATTTTGCGCAGACTTATTACGGCAACATGGCCATCATCAAGGACTAAGGCCAGACTTTTCCATTCTTTCACAGCAGGCCGACCGGCAAGCCCTCCTCGATGAAGCCATTTTTAAGGCTGGGGAGAAAAATAATGAAGTTTTTTATACTGGAGAGCGGCTTATTCCTGTCATAACAAGATTGCTTGATTACAGCATTTCGATTGATAAAGCGGAAACCTTTTTGCAAAGCCAAAACATTAGGGAAGCACCAATTATTTCGTCATTTTATTCTCTATATCGCCAATTAATGATTGAAAAAAATTCTTTAGATTTCGGAGGCTTAATTTCAGAGGCTTTATTTCTTTTGGAACAGAAGCCGTCTATTAAAAAACAGGTTCACCGCATTTATCCTTATATTTGCGTGGATGAATTTCAAGATACCAATCTGTCCCAATATAAAATTCTCACACATTTAGTAAGTCCGGTTACAAAAAACCTATTTGTCGTTGCTGACGACGACCAAATTATTTACCAATGGAATGGCGCAAACCCTGAACGATTGAAGGAACTTCAAAAAGATTTTGAAATGAAGGTTCTTCAGTTGCCAGAAAATTATAGATGCCCCCCAGAAGTAATCGATATTGCCAATAAGCTTATATCTCATAACCTTAATCGATCAGCAGACAAAGAATTACTTCAGGCAAATAAATCTATTAGTAAAGAATCTCCCATCCATGTTCACTTTTTTGATGAGTGGGAGGAGGAGGCTTCATGGGTGGCTAAGGATATTTTAAAAAGACATGAAAAGAGTTTGAATAAATGTGTTGTCCTAGCCCGCACTCGACGATTACTTGAATCTATAATTAGCGTTTTTGAAAAGAACGGCGTCCCAAGTTATTTAGCAATGCGCAAGGATGAGTTTGTGGGAGCTCCTATGTTTTGGCTTCATGGGGTTCTACGATTGGCCAATTCCCGGCAAGACAGAGAACAATTGCGTCGTATTTGCAAGTCCTTTTATACTCTCGAAGGAATTAATCTTGATGTAAATGATATCATGTCCCAAGCAGCAACCGAAGATGGGGATTACTTGCGCGCGTGGCAAAGAGCCGCTTTGCAGCGAAGTGAAATTTCCAGCGAAACTAGATTATTCCTTGAGCAATCAATCCCAAAGATTTCCGATAGACTTGATTTTTGGAAATTCTTAGAAGACGCTTTTCAATGGATCGACAACCTTCCGGAAAGTCATCCCCAAAACGAAGAGTTTTTTTCGGAATATAAGGAAGAAAAGGAAACTTGGGATCAATTGATAATGGAAATTGTAGCTCAGTATGGGCGTGATCAAATCACTCTCCACCTTTTACTTCAAGAGCTAGACCTGAGGTCCAAGGCTCCCAAACCTCCTAAGCATGCTGTCCCTTGTTTTACTATTCACGCATCTAAAGGGATGGAGTTTGATCATGTTTATTTGGTGGGCTTAGTCGAAGATCAACTTCCTAGTTGGGCTGCAATAAAAAAGGGCGATGATAGCCATGAGATGCAGGAAGAAAGGCGGAATTGTTTTGTTGCAATTACGCGGACCCAGGAAAGCCTATCTATTTCATATTCCAGCAGAGTTTTTGGTTATACAAAGGAACCATCAAGGTTTTTAAAAGAAATGGGATTAGTTTAA